The DNA window CCTCGTCAGCGCGTGAGTTCACGCTGATACATCCGAGGGCACGCTGGAAGAGTTCAGGATTTGCGGTGATGGCTCGAATCAAAGAGCCGGATTCCGGTGCAGACCGGGCATGGGGCGCCGTCAGCGCGTCTTGCGCGCCGAGGCGAGTGCCTCCGCATGCCAGTCCAGCAGCGGGCGAGGGCCTCGGAGCGAGGGCTCCCTGCGCTGGGACGCCCACTCCAGGCGCTCCAGGAGCGTACCCACCGTTTCGGCGGGTTGGCGCGCGGGGCCGCGGATTCGTTCACAGAAGAACGTCCGGCATCCGAAGGGACGGTCCGCGTAGACGGTGCAGCGCAGTCCCGCGGCGTCCAGGTACGGACAGCCTCCGTCCTCGCGGGGAGGAGGCAGGGGGCGGCCCTTCGTCAGCAGCTCCCACTCGGGGAGCCACAGCCACGGCTGGCGCCCCGTGCGCGAGAGCTGGCAGCACTCGCCGCTGGCCTGGCACGAGAAGGGGGCATAGGCCGCGTCCGCCTGACGGTAGATGGCGCGCACTTCCTTCAGTGCGCGCTCACATGCATGCGTGCCGCCAGGAGCGGGTGAGTCCTCCTGCTCCTCGTCGTCGTCCCCCCAGTCGTGAGTCCGCATGTCTCCGCCTGACCCGCGCCGCGGTGCCTTACAGCACGCGCAGCACGAAGCACTTCAGGTAGCGGGTCTCCCGCAGGTTCAGCAACACGGGATGGTCCTTGCCCGCGCCGCGCCGTTCGATGATTTGCAGTCGGCGGCGCGCGTCGGCCGCGGCGGAGGCGAGCATGTCCTCGAAGGCCTGCTCATCCACGTGGTACGTGCAGCTCGCGGTGATGAGGATTCCGCCAGGCCGCAGCAGCTGCATGGCGCGCAGGTTGATTTCCTTGTACCCGCGCACCGCGGCGGCGATGGCGTCCTTGTTCTTCGCGAAGGACGGCGGGTCCAGGACGATGGTGTCGAACTTGCGACCCTCGTCCACCGCGTCGCGCAGGAAGTCGAAGGCGTTGGCCACGACGACATTCACGTTGGAGAGCTTGTTGGCCGCGGCGTTCTCACGAAGCTGCGCGGAGGCCTGCTCGGAAATCTCGACCGCGGTGACCGTCTTGGCACGCGTGGCGAGCTGGAGCGCGAAGCCGCCCACGTAGGAGAAGCAGTCCAGCGCCTCGCCATGGGCGTACTGCGCCGCCACGATGTGGTTCTCACGCTGGTCCAGGAAGGCGCCCGTCTTCTGGCCTTCCAGCAGGTCCGCGCGCACGCGCACCAGGCCCTCGTCGAAGGAGATGGGACCGGGGAGCTGGCCCCGGAGCAGGCCCTTCTCCGGCGTGAGCCCTTCCAGGTTGCGCACGCCCACGTCCGAGCGGTTCACGATGCCGCGCGGCTTGAGCAGCTCCTCCAGGAGGTCCGCGATGAGCGCCTTGCGCTGCTCGGTGGCGGGCACGAGGAACTGGACGCTGAGGGAGTCGCCGTAGCGGTCCACCACGAGGCCGGGGATTCCGTCCGCCTCGCCGTGGATGAGCCGGTACGTCGTCTCACCCTGGAGCGCGCGCGTACGCAGGTCCAGCGCGGACTGGAGCTTCTGGCGGAAGAAGTCCGCGTCCACGGCCACATCGTCGTAGCTGAGCCAGCGCAGGGAAATCTTCGACTGGCGCGAATAGAACGCCTTGCCGATGAACCAGCCGCGGCCGTCCGTCACCCGGACGACTTCTCCACCCTCGAGTCCCGGGTCGCCGTTGAGGTCCGCGCGATAAATCCACGGGTGGCCCGCCTGCCAGCGCTCGACGCCGCGGCGCAGCAGGGAGACCTGGGGGACGCCATCCGGCCCCAAATCGGGGGAGGTCCGGTCCGGCGCGGTCTTCTCCGGGCGGTGGTGGGGGCGGCCTCCCCGGTGGGGCGAGGACGGCGGGGAGGAGGGCCTGCCACCGCGATGGGGGCCAGAAGGGGGCTTGGATGAGGTGGGCATGACGTTGGGCGGCGTATACTCGCAACCCGCGTGAGATACGAGTTGCTCCTACAGACGATGACGCCGGGCACGCCCTACGAGGCTGCGCGGGTGGATGGCCTCCTCTCGGAGAAGCGGGTGACCGTCCGCGCGGATGGCAACCGCCTCTGGCACTTCCAGCACGGGGACGTGGAGGTGGGTGTGCTGCGCGAGGGAGGCCAGGTGGTGGCCACCGAGCTGCGCATCCCCCTCTCCGAGCGGACGGACCTGGTGCGGGAGGTGGTCTCCGAGGCGGCCCTCCTGGCGAACAGCGCCGGGGCCCGGCTGGTGGACCCCCAGCTTGGCCGCTCCCTGTCCGCCAGCGACGACGGCGTGGTGGTGGACCAGTACCTGCGAACCGTGCGCTATGCGGGAGAGGTCGCCGGCGTCCCCGAGGCGATGAGCACCTCGTATGGGCTGAGTACGAGCGAGGGAGCACGTGGCTTCCAGCCCGGGGTGAAGTTCTTCCTCATCGCACTGGGGGTCTTCTTCTTCCTGTACCTCCTGGTGGACTCGATGACGACGAGCCTCGGAGGTCGGTGAAATCCAGGGGGCGGGCGCGATGGCGCCGCCCTTTCCGCTGGGTTGTCCAGGCACGAGGCGCCAGGCGGCGTTAGGTTGAGGGCGTGTTCAAGTACCTCGTGTTCGGACTCATCGTCGTCCCGTTCGTGGAGCTGTACCTGCTGGTCGCCATCGGCCGGGGGATAGGCTTCGCGCCCACCCTGGCCCTGGTGCTGTTGACGGGGCTGGTGGGCTCGTGGCTCGCCCGGCGCGAGGGCTCGCGGGTGATGCGCCGCTGGCAGACGTCCCTGGCCATGAGGCAGGTGCCGGAGGAGGGGCTGTTCAGCGGCGCACTCATCATGCTCGCGGGCGTGTTGCTGGTGATTCCCGGCGTCCTCACCGACGTGGCGGGGCTGTTGTTGCTGCTGCCTCCCGTGCGGCGGTTCGTGACGGTGCGGCTGCGCCGGGCCGTCGAGCGGCGCATGCGCGAGGGCTCGCTGCACGTCACCACCATTGGCGGGATGGGCTTTCCGGGCCCC is part of the Myxococcus landrumus genome and encodes:
- a CDS encoding YkgJ family cysteine cluster protein, whose protein sequence is MRTHDWGDDDEEQEDSPAPGGTHACERALKEVRAIYRQADAAYAPFSCQASGECCQLSRTGRQPWLWLPEWELLTKGRPLPPPREDGGCPYLDAAGLRCTVYADRPFGCRTFFCERIRGPARQPAETVGTLLERLEWASQRREPSLRGPRPLLDWHAEALASARKTR
- a CDS encoding class I SAM-dependent rRNA methyltransferase, which gives rise to MPTSSKPPSGPHRGGRPSSPPSSPHRGGRPHHRPEKTAPDRTSPDLGPDGVPQVSLLRRGVERWQAGHPWIYRADLNGDPGLEGGEVVRVTDGRGWFIGKAFYSRQSKISLRWLSYDDVAVDADFFRQKLQSALDLRTRALQGETTYRLIHGEADGIPGLVVDRYGDSLSVQFLVPATEQRKALIADLLEELLKPRGIVNRSDVGVRNLEGLTPEKGLLRGQLPGPISFDEGLVRVRADLLEGQKTGAFLDQRENHIVAAQYAHGEALDCFSYVGGFALQLATRAKTVTAVEISEQASAQLRENAAANKLSNVNVVVANAFDFLRDAVDEGRKFDTIVLDPPSFAKNKDAIAAAVRGYKEINLRAMQLLRPGGILITASCTYHVDEQAFEDMLASAAADARRRLQIIERRGAGKDHPVLLNLRETRYLKCFVLRVL
- a CDS encoding FxsA family protein; amino-acid sequence: MFKYLVFGLIVVPFVELYLLVAIGRGIGFAPTLALVLLTGLVGSWLARREGSRVMRRWQTSLAMRQVPEEGLFSGALIMLAGVLLVIPGVLTDVAGLLLLLPPVRRFVTVRLRRAVERRMREGSLHVTTIGGMGFPGPFAGTPPGGNSFPRSWDQDPQGPSARIRSGPSRSEVDAEFTEEEPRH